Part of the Caldisericum sp. genome is shown below.
CCTTTTTAACTGCATTTATAATCTTAATGTAGCCTGTGCACCTGCAGAGGTTCCCAGATAGACCATCTCTAATATCTTCCTCTGTTGGATGAGGGTTTTTAGAAAGAAGATAGTATGTTGAAACAACAAAACCCGGTGTGCAGAAGCCACACTGGACTGCCCCCTCTTCCACAAACGCCTTTTGGATTGGATGAGGATTTTCATAAGTTCCAATGCCTTCAACAGTAATAACTTCTGCCCCATCCACTTTAGGTGCAAGCACAAGGCAGGATGTTACAGTTCTCCCATTAAATATAACGGTACAGGCACCACATTCTCCTTTTCCACAGCCTCTTTTTGTCCCGGTTATACCAAGTTTTTCACGAATGATCTGAAGGAGAGTAAGGTTCGAAGGGACTGTGAGGTTGTAGTCCTTTCCGTTAAGTTTGAAATTGATGTTCACTTCTTTCAAGTTTTCACCTTCTTTCCGCAAAGTAATGCACCTTGGAATCTAACTTTTCTCTCATTCTTATTGCATCAACAGGGCAAACCTGCATGCACATTGCACAACCAGTGCACTTATCCTCATTCACAGATGGCTTACGGTTAACGCTATCCCAAGAAATTGCCATATGACCGCCGTCATTACATGCAACATAGCAAACACCACAGCCAATGCACTTATCAAGGTCAATTTCAGACCTCGTTTCAGGTTTTACAAGTTCCTCCTGGTTCTTTATATTCTTCAAAGCCTTTCCAACTATCTCCATTGGACTTGAGAATCCCATTTCCTTAAGGTAGTGCTCAAGGCCACTCTTCAGGTCTCTTATCGTTCTAAAGCCGTAGTGCATTGGAAGTGTGCAGAACTGGACATTTGAAGCACCTACTGCCATAAACTCAACTGCATCGCGCCAATTGAATGCACCACCATTTCCAGATATGACAATGTCAACATTCTTTGCAATCTCTGCGATTGTCCTCAATGTGATAGGCTTAATTGCAGGACCTGAAAGTCCTGAATACGCACCTTCGCCAAATAGGGTTGGATATGGCTCAAATGTGTATATATCAACACCAAGAAGAGAAGGTATCGTATTTGAAGCAGTGATACCATCCGCACCGCCTCTTTTTACTGCCTTTGCAACCTCAACAATATCAGTAACCTGAGGGGTAATCTTTATGAGGACTGGTGTTGTATCGGCTGCTTCTTTTACCCAGCGAGTGACTTTTTCGGTTGCCTCAATACTCTGGGCAAGCATTTTTCCTGGCTCTTCGCCCATACTTCCCTGAGGACAACTGAAGGAACACTCAATAAGGTCTGCACCTGCCTTCTTAAGCCTCCAAACAAGCGTTTGCCAGTCTTCTTTGGATGCGCCCATAATGGATGCTGCAATCATCTTGTTTGGGAACTTCTTCTTAAGGTATTTTACACGCTCTTCAACAACATCGATGTGGTGATGGGATATGAGGTCGATATTTCCAAGCCCAACGACCTTTTTACTCATTGGACCAAAAGAGGACATCATCGGGTTTTTAAGATCAACGGGGTTCCCTTCAACGGATGTTGTCTTAAGAATAACTCCTGCCCAGCCCTCTTCAAGCCCACGCTCCGCCATCTCAAGCTCGTCAGTTGGGGGTGCAGCGGAAAGAATAAAAGGAGAATCAAGGTGAATGCCTAAAAAATCAATTGATATATCAACTTTCTTAAACATTTTGTCCTCCTAAGTATTTTAAAATTGACTGTGCTGCCTTCTTACCGTCGGCAACAGATTCGACAATTGTTGAAGCTCCTCTTACAATATCACCGCCTG
Proteins encoded:
- a CDS encoding (2Fe-2S)-binding protein, coding for MKEVNINFKLNGKDYNLTVPSNLTLLQIIREKLGITGTKRGCGKGECGACTVIFNGRTVTSCLVLAPKVDGAEVITVEGIGTYENPHPIQKAFVEEGAVQCGFCTPGFVVSTYYLLSKNPHPTEEDIRDGLSGNLCRCTGYIKIINAVKKASEELNG
- the preA gene encoding NAD-dependent dihydropyrimidine dehydrogenase subunit PreA translates to MFKKVDISIDFLGIHLDSPFILSAAPPTDELEMAERGLEEGWAGVILKTTSVEGNPVDLKNPMMSSFGPMSKKVVGLGNIDLISHHHIDVVEERVKYLKKKFPNKMIAASIMGASKEDWQTLVWRLKKAGADLIECSFSCPQGSMGEEPGKMLAQSIEATEKVTRWVKEAADTTPVLIKITPQVTDIVEVAKAVKRGGADGITASNTIPSLLGVDIYTFEPYPTLFGEGAYSGLSGPAIKPITLRTIAEIAKNVDIVISGNGGAFNWRDAVEFMAVGASNVQFCTLPMHYGFRTIRDLKSGLEHYLKEMGFSSPMEIVGKALKNIKNQEELVKPETRSEIDLDKCIGCGVCYVACNDGGHMAISWDSVNRKPSVNEDKCTGCAMCMQVCPVDAIRMREKLDSKVHYFAERR